The Vitis vinifera cultivar Pinot Noir 40024 chromosome 3, ASM3070453v1 region tcttttttaaatataaccTAGGACTCTCCCTGCAAAATATGACAATATCAATACTTATTTTATACACATATTTAGATGTCTGTATACATAAATTTACTTTATGAGATATATTCACTAAAAAGTGATATATTAAAATAGTTACAAAGATTAATTCTAAGGAAGTTAAAAtggggttttttctttttttccaatttctaagttatgagaagaaaaatgaacttTCAAATAACAAGCTCAAGCTAACTCGAAATCTTCATTCTCCATCAACTGTAGTACGATAAATACACAATAAAACACTAAAATCTACTAAAAGTTTTCAAGTTTGAGTAATTTTCTAGAATAGTGCATTTTCATTACTCAGTGAAAAACTAGTTTTTCCTTGAGGTTTCAAATcataagctatgtttggttcctagaaagtttgaaggaaaatgtgagggaaagaaaattatgaggaaaagtcgaaaaaaaatgatgtggtaatttataagaaaatttctagattttttgggattttatcaatttttgaacTATTGAATGAAGGTTTAAAAGTCAGGCAAACAAACCAAATCacctattttgaattttaatgatatttcatGAATAAGtgtatatattatatatgtttttaaactttttataaaatagtaccttatcaaataaatcaattttaattattttatttttatttttcatttaatttaaatgattattaaaaatatagaaccATGATGTGTTAATGATTTTTTCCCGTATATATACcataattaaatacaagaaaatagatatttataaacttttatacatatatatttctagtttttcataaaaataactataataGGTATATTATTGTttctcttatcattttttttaagttttctctaatatttttataaatttaaatgaattttggttttatcaatatttttttattaaaattttcgatgatatttctcaatatatctgtaaaatcgaaTTATCGATATATCTATAAAAGctaatattttaattcatgGTTGGGCTCTTGTTGTCTTATTACCGCCAACCATGAAAACTATCGTTACATGTTAATGTGTGCAAAATTTTAAGTatctatttgatatttaatataataaaatttagatcaATTATTAActatatacataaataaaagtaaatacaaaataatggaACAAGAACCACATAAATAAGATAATCTAGatggtgtttggtttttttatttaaatgtaaataaaattaaatttaatttaattataaatacaactttataatattaaatattaagttatttattttttaattattaagtattaaatattaatactaCAAGGACCATATTGAGATTGTGTTTTGATtggttcaaaaaattatttttaatatttagtaaaaaataaaatattttggttttttttcaatcaatttttttttaaataagtaataagtaagagaaaaaaaaaaggttaaaaataaattatttaaaatattaaaattgagttaaaaaaataaagacctCTTTAATCATTTTAGATACTACTTTTTGTATACAATTTGTACCTCTAAATAGAagcaaaaaatgttttttttctccttaattTGTCATATTTACTTGAGTCATCCTTAGAATGAATTGAGGGTAATCTCGAGTTTTTTAGATTAGTGTAAATCCTAAAAAGTATATAGACTTagatcaataataaatttgttaatcTAAAGTAAACATAATAGTAAAACGAACTATCCATATTCTTATGAACACGAGCAATAATCCATGTTCTTATAAACACGGGACAAGTCATGTTCCAATGGACACGAACATTAATCCGTGTTCTTATGAACACAAACATTAATCCGTGTACATAAGAACACGTATAGATAGCTATGACCATGTAAATATATTTGTTAAGATTTAATAGAACATTTTCTGTTATAAATTGTTATAAATCCATTCCACTGAGAAGATGACACGTGGACtcgtgaaagaaaataaaaacgaaGGAAACGTTCCGGAATAAAGAAAGTGAATTCTCAGTGTACCAACACCAACCATGCTCATATTTGGTACAAACTTTATAATGGAAAGatgtcaaaaaataaaatctacttGTTTTACGTTCCTGCTTCAATCTTTTAATGGCTAGTGTTGATGTACATATATAGGTATGAATATATGGAGACAAATGGATATATGCTCTCTGATTTAGATATCTGTATAGATAAATTTACTTTATGAGATATATTCACTAAAAATTGTATATAAtagaaatatatttatttgataatttaaacaatattaatatatttacatttattcttattatgaattaaaaataaaattaacgaAATACTTTAAGTTTTAATTATTCacatataattcatttttttataattatttttaattttaataatatataaattatatatttataatgtgATGTTGATATCATCGTTTGGGCCACGGTCCAACCATCTATTCAATCATTAAACCACAGCCCATAACCCTATAACTAATTCAGTTTAATGATTAATCCGATCaacaacttaaaatttttatcctcattgaactttttttttcatatttaatttctacATAAGACTTTTTTGAGTTCTTCAATGACTGAATCGTTGatcattaaaatatatgtaataaCTTATTGGTAGTTAAAATAGACGTAGgaattattaaatttggttGTTTAAGGATCCATGATGATAATGTTGGCAAGTTTTTAGTAACCAGAAGTTTCAAAACACAAAGTCATGACCATTTGTAAGCCCAATGCCCAGCCAAACCCAACTCAAACCCAAACCGCCTGCCTCTAGCATGGGACTGGGTATCGGCACGGAATCTCCAGCCCAGCCGAAGAAGAGACCGGAGCCCAACATCAACCGgccaataaaaatataaggcaAGCTTGGCCCATTCTGTAGTTTGTCCAAAGAACAAGTGCTCTTCGGGAAGAAAGTAACGGTCTGATTGggaaatgttttttagaatagttttctatgtttcaaaatttaaaaaaaatacaagaaaaaacgtttgacaaccaaaaattgttttttgttttctattcttaagaacaaaaaataaagtatttccATAAGACATCTTTAacacatcttttagttgttttctcttattttttaagagctgttttaaaaataatttatacaaacatgtagaatgattaaaaataaatattagatataaaaattatttttaaaatattaaaagcaaattaaaaatattttaagttttcatatagacttttgttctataCAAATCAGAGAACGGATTCtagaaactgtttttaaaaactattttttgaaattattttttaaaacagctACTAAACAAACCCTAGACaactctaaaaacactttaaaattgttttaaaaataaattcgcAAGAAACTATTTTCTATCAAAAGTTTGTCCATGCTTCCCCCTGTTCATGCATATGAGCAAAACCAAGAAATCCATGAAAAAACACTAATATTCTCGGGAGGACCCGAATCATAGAAACCATGGTCTATTATTAAATAGATACTCAATACATCTAGATTGCAAGAAACTAAACCCAAAAAGGATTACAGAAGGTAAAATAAAAGCACTCCCTCCCCTTGAGGACCTTCATAATAGATTTGAAGTAGTGGGTGAGGTTGAACTAGAGAGGGTAGTAATGCACCCACCTCTTGAACATGTAGTAACATTCTCTTCTATAGTACTCTGGAGCCGTGTGGCCTGCACCCTGTTGAACCCAAAACCACATATCttcaaattctattatttaCTTTCAATTTGGCAGAGAAAAAGACTAGGAAATGTATAGAATATGGTTGTGCTTGCCTTCACGGTCGCATAAGTCAATCGGTACCCATTTTGTGAATGCTTCTCCGTGTATCTACATCAAACACCAATGATAACTTAGCCATGAATTTTCAGAAAAATCACTAACTGCATTGGAGACTTGGGAAAAATTCTTCAAACCTACCCTGCAATTTCACCATCAACAAACCATGGCCGCCAAGGACTAACAATTGTCAAATTGAGGAGTCTAATCCATTCTACCGCCCCCGGGTATGGAACAACCAAGTCGCGATCGCCACTGCAGGAGTAAAAAAATCAACCATATTAACCGCTAGGGTTTGAATACTTCTTGTTTTAATTGGGAGTTGAAGTGGTGCTTACACTTCTACAAGAACTTCCAGCTGCTTTTTACTGAGATAACGGTGAACATCGATTACGCTCTGAACATCTTTTGTGTACGACAAGCTCTTGTTGCACCTCGACCAATATTTTACAGTTCCCTGATCCGaccataaaacaaaaaaagggatGAAAAAATGTTCAGTACTCTAATACCATTCATCACTGAGAGTTGATCAGGTATTCACATACCACTCGGACATTTAATGCTTCTTGGACACTTTCATCATTAGCCCAGATGTAGGACAATGCATAATTGAAGTTCTGCAAGAAGATATGAACCAGTTGATCATCAGCCAGCCATCTACATTTCCAAAGAAAAGTATAAATTCAGAAGGAGGGATATGAGGTTTTTTTAGTACCCGGCACCAGAACTCTTCAAGTTTTGGTGTATTAAGAATGAAGTCTCCAGGCTTCTCATCCAGAGATCTTCGGGTTGGTTCTGGGGATTCAAAGACACACTTGGGCTCCAAAATATCATTACGGAACAAGTCTTTGACACACTGCAAATTCGAACATAGAGATGATAGACAAGTTAAAAGGAAGAATGAATTAATTAACTATGTGATTGATGGAACccgaaaaaacaaataatcatgaCTTACATGTTGGATTTCACCAAGACTACTTAAGCACTTTGTGTTAGATGGATCTACATCTGCATAGTTCCCATTGCAGTTTTCTTTTGCAGCCTGGAAAAGCACAGACCATTATAAGCTTTACAGTTCAATCCTAGTTTTAGTAGGGCTACACTAGAAGTTGTAACAATAAAAGAAGATAAGAGgtttttgagggaagaaattaaTACCAAAATATCAATTAAGCAAAGGAAATTTTGGCAAACAAAAGACAAGAAGAAGTGAAGGGAGATAAAAATGATGTGATTTTTGTTTATCAAAATACTAGAAATTATTGGTTTTTTGGGGTAGTATTTTcagaaacaattttaaaaatctcttttgagaattattttcttttaaaaaaaaattattttactctttaatatttcataaaaaagcCTATTCaaaaactttaaatattcttaacatgttttttatgttgttaaatatttttgtaaagtaatttttttattataatactattttattttcaatcattatttatatttttttaagaatagaagtttatttatttttaattaataaacatattttttattcgtttattcttaaaaaataaaaataaaaataaaaactgttttcaaaaacagcttCTCAAATTAAGGGAAGATTGCTCGAGATTACCTCATAGAGCTCATCGGATATAAGGGCCAACCGGTGAGCAAATACAACTTTTGCATTTGTATTGATGTTTTCATCTGTTGTCGGGCTCCCAACCAAATACCCCTAAAACCATCATTGAAAGAGAATCCAAATCAATTAATTGGGATCACCCCAATAATAAACTAATGAAATCATTCAAAGTTGGTAGGTCAGTGGAGTACTTGTAGGTTAAATCGTGGCACAGTGTGTTCATCTATAGCTGCAAGTCCATATACCAAAATCTGAGCTCAGTACAATATTCATACATGAAAGAATAGCAAGTTGCATGCAGTGACAAAATATAGGTTAATTACCA contains the following coding sequences:
- the LOC100265220 gene encoding serine carboxypeptidase-like 16 is translated as MAAKRPSNSSMFHGGLFLRLLLVVLVSANAASAGSIVEYLPGYGNLTFKLETGYVSVGDSELFYYFIESQGNPQTDPFFLWLTGGPGCSSFNGLIYEIGPMEFDIHNYPGGLPRLLPYKYAWTKTASILFLDAPVGTGFSYSTSADGWSSSDTDSALETYEFLRKWLIEHPKYLPLQLYVGGDSYSGIIVPLVVKHIVDAIDEHTVPRFNLQGYLVGSPTTDENINTNAKVVFAHRLALISDELYEAAKENCNGNYADVDPSNTKCLSSLGEIQHCVKDLFRNDILEPKCVFESPEPTRRSLDEKPGDFILNTPKLEEFWCRNFNYALSYIWANDESVQEALNVRVGTVKYWSRCNKSLSYTKDVQSVIDVHRYLSKKQLEVLVEVGDRDLVVPYPGAVEWIRLLNLTIVSPWRPWFVDGEIAGYTEKHSQNGYRLTYATVKGAGHTAPEYYRRECYYMFKRWVHYYPL